A single Triticum dicoccoides isolate Atlit2015 ecotype Zavitan chromosome 2A, WEW_v2.0, whole genome shotgun sequence DNA region contains:
- the LOC119356215 gene encoding uncharacterized protein LOC119356215 — protein sequence MHDTGLSARTAGASSSSPATNAGDDVDESKTRKAQPAFVAAAYARLHSPYYAAASLLLLALAAAAFLAGRAFPRTDCPPLRLDARFLSLPDAAAASDFGSLGVPSCRSKTGRTVEWTSKDLLNGLEEFVPIYQTRPIKNNMHGMRFDHSFGLWFMARWLKPNLMIESGAFKGHSTWVLRQAMPNTRIISLTPRHPEKYLKKGPAYVDGNCTYLAGKDFIDFGSVDWEKLLRKHGISDPSKVLVFFDDHQSELKRLKQAHKAGFRHLIFEDNYDTGTGDHYSLRQICDQSHIRGGGHSCFWDSDEARLRSERMKFWGKAVDIDELCGKDDAWWGVRGYMRDNFNHSNEAISHKEHFQNSRLVESVLDLYWELPPVAGPSLTHQTRYDPARASDPIIEDGRHGLFQRIGLSRLDASVFNGYTQMAYVQISGTMLRREDD from the exons ATGCACGACACAGGCCTCTCCGCCCGCACTGCCGGTGCCTCCTCGTCGTCACCGGCCACCAACGCCGGCGACGACGTCGACGAGTCCAAGACCCGGAAGGCGCAGCCCGCCTTCGTCGCCGCGGCCTACGCCCGGCTCCACTCCCCTTACTATGCGGCCGCCTCCCTTCTcctcctcgccctcgccgccgctgCCTTCCTCGCCGGCCGAGCTTTCCCCCGGACCGACTGCCCGCCGCTGCGCCTCGACGCGCGCTTCCTCTCCCTCCCTGACGCCGCCGCGGCCTCCGACTTCGGATCCCTCGGCGTCCCCTCGT GCAGATCCAAAACTGGGAGGACAGTGGAGTGGACTTCGAAAGATTTACTTAATGGTCTGGAAGAATTTGTGCCAATCTATCAGACACGCCCTATCAAGAATAACATGCATGGAATGAGATTTGACCACAGTTTTGGTCTTTGGTTTATGGCTCGATGGCTTAAGCCAAACCTGATGATTGAGAGTGGCGCATTCAAGGGGCACTCAACTTGGGTTTTGCGTCAGGCCATGCCAAACACTAGGATTATATCTCTCACACCCAGACACCCTGAGAAATATCTTAAGAAGGGACCTGCGTATGTTGATGGAAACTGCACTTATCTGGCTGGGAAGGATTTTATTGACTTTGGAAGTGTCGATTGGGAAAAACTGTTGAGGAAGCATGGCATTTCTGATCCCAGCAAGgtgcttgttttctttgatgaCCACCAAAGTGAGCTGAAGAG GTTAAAGCAGGCACACAAAGCTGGATTCCGGCATCTCATATTTGAGGACAACTATGACACTGGTACAGGCGACCATTATTCCTTGAGACAGATATGTGATCAATCACACATCAGAG GTGGTGGACATAGCTGCTTCTGGGATAGTGACGAAGCAAGATTAAGGTCGGAACGAATGAAGTTTTGGGGGAAGGCTGTGGACATAGATGAACTATGTGGAAAGGATGATGCATGGTGGGGTGTCAGAGGTTACATGCGTGACAATTTCAACCATAGCAATGAGGCCATCTCACACAAAGAGCATTTCCAGAACAGCAGGCTTGTTGAATCTGTGTTGGATCTGTATTGGGAACTACCTCCTGTTGCTGGGCCGTCCTTAACTCATCAGACAAGATATGACCCAGCCCGCGCTTCTGATCCTATCATTGAAGATGGACGCCATGGCTTGTTTCAAAGAATTGGCCTGAGTAGATTGGACGCTTCAGTGTTCAACGGTTACACTCAGATGGCATACGTTCAGATATCAGGCACAATGCTCAGAAGAGAGGATGATTAA